The following coding sequences lie in one Apium graveolens cultivar Ventura chromosome 3, ASM990537v1, whole genome shotgun sequence genomic window:
- the LOC141713551 gene encoding uncharacterized protein LOC141713551: MEFFRDVNVVRLRSCHGKYLIAHDDEESVTQGRHGSSKAARWTVEILPADHTNHNIIRLKSCYDKYLTASNLPFLFGMTGRKVLQTVPDRLDSSVEWEPVRDGKSQVKLRTRYGEFLRANRGLPPWRNSVTHDIPRRTATQDWIFWYVDAVEIETVSLKPVQQLITHSDSFGSSESSTPSTPASLSGPESANSPARLPGKKGDGRLIYYQVCNEYGEVDEDLDELVISFKGNGIDELTKRLEDETGLTDITVCSRSPLNGKLYPLRLQLPPNNVVMNVVVVQSSQ, translated from the exons ATGGAATTCTTTCGTGATGTCAATGTGGTTCGACTCAGGAGCTGTCACGGGAAGTATTTAATCGCGCACGACGACGAAGAGTCTGTCACACAAGGCCGGCATGGTTCCTCTAAGGCTGCACGGTGGACAGTTGAAATTCTCCCAGCTGATCACACCAATCATAATATTATTCGGCTCAAGAGTTGTTATGATAAGTATCTCACGGCCTCTAACTTACCGTTCCTATTTGGAATGACAGGTCGAAAAGTTCTGCAAACTGTACCTGACAGGCTGGACTCTTCTGTTGAATGGGAGCCTGTTAGAGATGGTAAGAGTCAAGTGAAGCTCAGAACTCGATACGGGGAATTTCTTCGGGCTAATAGGGGACTTCCACCGTGGAGAAACTCGGTTACTCATGACATTCCTCGCAGGACTGCTACTCAGGATTGGATTTTTTGGTACGTTGACGCTGTTGAGATTGAGACTGTTTCGTTGAAGCCAGTGCAGCAGCTGATTACTCACTCTGATTCTTTCGGTTCTTCTGAATCTAGCACGCCTTCTACTCCTGCCAGTTTATCCGGACCTGAG TCAGCTAATTCGCCTGCAAGATTGCCAGGAAAGAAAGGAGATGGCAGGCTTATTTATTATCAAGTTTGTAATGAATATGGGGAAGTGGATGAAGATTTGGATGAGCTTGTGATTTCCTTTAAGGGGAATGGGATTGATGAGTTAACCAAGAGGTTGGAGGATGAGACTGGACTGACTGATATCACTGTGTGCTCGCGGAGTCCATTGAATGGGAAGCTTTACCCTCTAAGATTGCAGCTTCCTCCCAATAACGTGGTTATGAATGTTGTCGTAGTTCAATCCTCTCAATAG